A window of Pseudomonadota bacterium contains these coding sequences:
- the asnB gene encoding asparagine synthase (glutamine-hydrolyzing), with amino-acid sequence MLVQHSPCGGIQIPFAAEGCLYPMCGIGVILGASAQSIENVLSVFNATLAHRGPDDEGMYRLRTEYGLTLGMSHRRLSILDLSIAGHQPMVDEATGNAIVFNGEIYNYRELATELEAKGERFVSTSDTEVLLKAYRYYEASDLLRRLRGMFAFALWDAKKQKLLLARDPVGIKPLYYTVGGDRFACASEAGVLARAGLADSGFDAKALDSFLTFGSVQAPLCIYRGIRALLPGHLMWVCGNATSGTPIPYWDWMPEHVAGGHKEIAHRLHGSMRRHLVADVPVGIFLSGGFDSTALAVLAMQIAEEPVKTFTLGFPEDPSTSEETSAAAIALRLGTEHQGIEMIQSDLRRELPAFFSAMDQPSDDGLNVFLVSRGAAHAGMKACLHGVGGDELFGGYPSFTQVPKALMLAMLPVWLRRLFARVADGDSVVRAKLANLLRSDLGLLEAFLIRRSVFSYEQRRALLGGDPPLGRSGMPPEWSDHMAGRIAKSLDTFGALSAFELAQYAGNKLLVDGDVMSMAHGLELRFPLLDVDLINCVLATPGTEKRNRRRSVGKPALTQAVKNFPMDLMSRKKHGFTLPLQQWLRQGLRDERESVTAELVEGFGIARPAVEATWHRLDASRGGQEWLRAWQLYALGNWHRRHSHLAKVASAA; translated from the coding sequence ATGCTGGTCCAACACTCACCGTGTGGCGGTATTCAAATTCCGTTCGCTGCAGAAGGATGTTTGTATCCAATGTGCGGGATTGGTGTAATTCTCGGCGCGTCTGCTCAATCTATTGAGAACGTGTTGAGCGTCTTCAACGCGACGCTAGCGCATCGTGGCCCGGATGACGAAGGGATGTATCGACTTCGAACAGAATATGGTTTGACTTTAGGAATGTCTCACCGGCGATTATCGATACTCGACCTTTCGATAGCCGGTCACCAACCGATGGTTGATGAAGCTACCGGAAACGCCATCGTATTCAACGGCGAAATCTACAATTACCGTGAACTGGCGACTGAGTTGGAAGCGAAAGGCGAGCGCTTCGTCAGCACTAGCGACACGGAAGTCCTGTTGAAGGCGTACAGGTATTACGAGGCATCGGACTTGTTACGGCGCCTGCGCGGAATGTTCGCTTTTGCTCTTTGGGATGCCAAGAAACAAAAATTATTGTTAGCTCGCGATCCCGTAGGTATTAAGCCGCTCTATTACACGGTCGGTGGCGATCGGTTCGCATGCGCGTCAGAAGCCGGGGTGCTGGCACGCGCAGGACTTGCGGACAGTGGATTCGATGCCAAGGCGTTGGATTCATTTCTGACGTTCGGTTCAGTACAGGCGCCGCTCTGTATCTACCGCGGTATAAGGGCGCTGTTGCCGGGTCATCTGATGTGGGTATGCGGTAACGCCACTTCAGGGACACCGATTCCGTATTGGGATTGGATGCCGGAACATGTCGCCGGCGGGCACAAGGAGATTGCACACCGGTTACATGGTTCAATGCGCCGGCATTTAGTGGCTGACGTACCGGTGGGCATCTTTCTCTCGGGAGGTTTTGATTCCACGGCTTTAGCAGTGTTGGCGATGCAGATAGCGGAAGAGCCAGTCAAGACTTTTACCCTGGGTTTCCCGGAGGATCCGTCGACTTCAGAAGAAACTTCAGCGGCAGCGATTGCATTACGCCTCGGCACAGAACATCAGGGTATCGAAATGATACAGTCAGATCTTCGGCGCGAACTCCCAGCCTTTTTTTCCGCAATGGATCAACCCAGCGACGATGGCTTGAACGTGTTTCTCGTGAGCCGTGGTGCGGCGCATGCTGGTATGAAAGCCTGCCTGCACGGAGTCGGGGGCGACGAGCTCTTTGGTGGCTACCCGTCATTTACACAGGTGCCTAAAGCCCTGATGCTGGCCATGCTTCCAGTTTGGCTGCGGCGTCTATTCGCCCGAGTTGCGGACGGTGATAGTGTGGTTCGCGCAAAGCTGGCGAATCTGCTGCGTAGCGACTTGGGTCTGCTAGAAGCATTTCTGATCCGGCGCAGTGTATTCTCCTATGAGCAGCGTCGTGCGCTCCTTGGCGGAGACCCGCCTTTGGGGCGTTCGGGAATGCCACCGGAATGGTCCGACCATATGGCAGGCCGCATCGCGAAGTCACTCGACACCTTTGGGGCCCTGAGCGCATTCGAGCTTGCGCAATATGCCGGCAACAAGCTGTTAGTGGATGGTGATGTGATGAGTATGGCTCATGGACTCGAGCTGCGTTTCCCGTTGCTGGACGTCGATCTTATTAACTGCGTTCTGGCCACTCCGGGTACGGAGAAGCGTAACCGTAGGCGTTCCGTAGGGAAACCGGCGCTCACGCAGGCCGTGAAAAACTTCCCGATGGATTTGATGAGCCGCAAAAAGCACGGATTTACCCTGCCTTTGCAGCAGTGGTTGCGCCAAGGGTTACGCGATGAACGTGAATCGGTTACGGCGGAGCTGGTTGAGGGTTTTGGGATCGCGCGTCCCGCCGTGGAGGCGACTTGGCATCGTCTCGATGCATCCAGGGGCGGTCAGGAATGGCTACGAGCATGGCAGCTTTATGCGCTCGGCAACTGGCACCGCAGGCATTCGCATCTTGCTAAAGTAGCGTCGGCGGCGTGA